The proteins below come from a single Mycobacterium parmense genomic window:
- a CDS encoding Hsp20/alpha crystallin family protein gives MLMRTDPFRDLDRFTQQVLGTAARPAVMPMDAWREGEEFVVEFDLPGINEDSLDLDIERNVVTVRAERPDVDPGRDMLATERPRGVFSRQLVLGDNLDTDKIAASYDGGVLRLRIPVAEKAKPRKITIGRSNGQKVIDA, from the coding sequence ATGTTGATGCGGACTGACCCGTTCCGTGACCTCGATCGGTTCACCCAGCAGGTGTTGGGGACCGCGGCCCGCCCCGCGGTGATGCCGATGGATGCCTGGCGCGAAGGCGAGGAGTTCGTCGTCGAGTTCGACCTGCCGGGGATCAACGAGGATTCGCTGGACCTCGATATCGAACGTAACGTGGTGACCGTGCGCGCCGAGCGCCCCGACGTCGACCCCGGCCGCGACATGCTCGCCACCGAACGCCCCCGCGGCGTCTTCAGCAGGCAACTGGTCCTCGGAGACAACCTCGACACCGACAAGATCGCCGCGTCCTACGACGGTGGTGTGCTACGGCTGCGAATTCCGGTGGCAGAGAAGGCCAAACCGCGCAAGATCACGATCGGCCGCAGTAACGGCCAAAAGGTCATCGACGCCTGA
- a CDS encoding MmpS family transport accessory protein, which yields MLRSVKRAWIPLLLVVVVALGAYAVVRIRDTSGSHKTASNADANSALTKPFNPKHIVYEVTGAAGSVNLDYLDENGQPHRVDAAALPWSFEIVTTLPSMSANIVAQADSGRSDLRCRVVVDGQVRDDRSTRDYNPFIYCLVKSV from the coding sequence GTGTTGCGATCGGTGAAGAGGGCGTGGATCCCACTCCTGTTGGTCGTGGTGGTGGCGCTCGGCGCCTACGCGGTGGTCCGTATCCGGGACACGAGCGGGTCGCACAAGACGGCGAGCAACGCCGACGCGAATTCGGCGTTGACCAAGCCCTTCAATCCCAAGCACATCGTGTACGAGGTGACCGGCGCCGCGGGGTCGGTCAACCTGGACTATCTGGACGAGAACGGTCAGCCGCACCGCGTCGACGCGGCAGCGTTGCCGTGGTCGTTCGAGATCGTCACAACGCTGCCATCGATGTCGGCGAACATTGTCGCGCAGGCGGATTCGGGTCGGTCGGATTTGCGCTGTCGCGTCGTCGTGGATGGGCAGGTACGCGACGACCGCAGCACGCGAGATTACAACCCGTTCATCTACTGCTTGGTGAAGTCCGTATGA
- a CDS encoding MMPL/RND family transporter → MSGAPVVPPDRHRARFAHLVRIFALPIIVFWVLVAVALSVVTPSLDDVGDKHSVSLAPHDSQAFQGMMHIGSKFHQFDSDSTAMVVLVGKDKLGDSAHEYYNQIVAKLVADKSHVENVQDFWSDPLTAAGSQSADGMAAYVQVFLRGAQGTTPSHESVKAVRDIVASVAPPPGVQAYVAGTTVLNADTSVAGHKSMATMALVSIGVILIMLLVVYRSILTTILALLVVGVELFAAQGVTATAGNLNIIGLTPYAVSMVTMLSIAAGTDYVIFFVGRYQEARSAGDDEVDAFYAAYHSVSHVILGSGLTIAGACLCLRFTTLPYFQSMALPCAISLIVIVAAALTLAPAVLVVSSKFGLMDPKRPLATRGWRKVGTAVTRWPVPIIVATSMIAVIGFVSLLSYVPQYNDEKFTPADMPANVAMAQAERHFSQARMNPELLMLEADHDLRDPADMLVIDRVAKSVFHLRGIERVQTITRPLGAPIEHSSIPFQIAMQNSGTLQTAKIQNDNTAQMLEQADELGKTIATMERMYGYMQQLDSVTHDMVRQTHEIQDTTNELREQIANFDDFFRPLRSYFYWEKHCYDIPICWSLRSIFDALDGIDKLADQFQTLTGSLDRLDVLMPKLLSTLPPTIDSMKRMRDFMLSTHSTMSGIQAHQQELAEGSTMMGNYFDEAKNDDSFYLPPEVFKNPDFIRGLKMFVSPDGKAVRIIVTHQGDPASVEGIKHVTGIRDTVAEAVKGTPLENAKVSLAGTASLYADMQNGVTVDLMIACIASMILIFAIMLLITRSVVAALVIVGTVAASLGTACGLSVLLWQDILGLGVQWIVIPLSIVILLAVGSDYNLLVVSRLREEIHAGLNTGIIRGMGATGRVVTAAGLVFAFTMMSMIVSDLRVVGQLGTTIGIGLLVDTLIVRSFMTPSIAAALGRWFWWPLNVYQIVDRIAGRTSGGPVEPEATTAPLPQVQTSRNQTV, encoded by the coding sequence ATGAGCGGTGCACCTGTCGTGCCGCCGGACAGGCACCGTGCGCGCTTCGCCCATCTGGTGCGGATCTTTGCGCTGCCGATCATCGTCTTCTGGGTGCTCGTCGCGGTGGCGCTCTCCGTGGTGACTCCGTCGCTGGATGACGTCGGAGACAAGCACTCGGTGTCGTTGGCGCCGCATGATTCCCAGGCCTTTCAGGGCATGATGCACATCGGGTCGAAGTTCCACCAGTTCGACTCCGACTCGACGGCGATGGTTGTGCTGGTCGGCAAGGACAAGCTGGGTGACAGCGCGCACGAGTACTACAACCAGATCGTCGCGAAGCTGGTGGCCGACAAGTCGCACGTTGAGAACGTCCAGGACTTCTGGAGTGATCCGCTCACCGCGGCGGGCTCGCAAAGTGCCGACGGCATGGCCGCCTACGTCCAGGTGTTCCTCCGCGGCGCCCAAGGCACCACCCCGAGCCACGAATCGGTGAAGGCCGTTCGCGACATCGTCGCCTCGGTTGCGCCCCCGCCGGGCGTTCAGGCATACGTGGCCGGCACCACAGTGCTCAACGCGGACACGAGCGTGGCCGGGCACAAGAGCATGGCCACCATGGCGCTGGTGTCGATCGGCGTGATCCTGATCATGCTGTTGGTCGTCTATCGCTCGATCCTCACCACCATCCTGGCTCTGCTCGTCGTGGGCGTCGAACTCTTTGCTGCACAGGGCGTTACAGCAACGGCGGGCAACTTGAACATCATCGGGTTGACGCCATACGCGGTGAGCATGGTCACCATGTTGTCGATCGCCGCGGGCACCGACTATGTCATCTTCTTCGTGGGCCGATATCAGGAGGCACGCTCGGCCGGAGACGACGAGGTGGACGCCTTTTACGCGGCCTACCACAGCGTCTCCCACGTCATTCTCGGGTCGGGCCTGACAATTGCCGGCGCCTGTCTGTGCCTCCGGTTCACCACGCTGCCGTACTTCCAGAGCATGGCGCTGCCATGCGCGATCTCACTGATCGTCATCGTCGCGGCGGCGCTGACTCTGGCGCCGGCTGTCCTGGTGGTCAGCTCCAAATTCGGTCTGATGGATCCCAAGCGGCCGCTCGCGACTCGCGGTTGGCGCAAGGTGGGCACCGCTGTAACGCGCTGGCCCGTCCCGATCATCGTCGCCACGTCGATGATTGCGGTCATCGGTTTCGTCAGCCTGTTGTCCTATGTGCCGCAGTACAACGACGAGAAGTTCACACCCGCGGACATGCCGGCCAATGTCGCCATGGCGCAGGCTGAACGCCACTTCTCCCAGGCGCGCATGAACCCCGAACTGCTGATGCTCGAGGCCGACCACGACTTGCGCGATCCCGCCGACATGCTCGTCATCGACCGCGTCGCCAAGAGCGTCTTTCACCTGCGCGGCATCGAACGGGTGCAGACCATCACCCGCCCGCTGGGTGCGCCCATCGAACACAGCTCCATCCCCTTCCAGATCGCGATGCAGAATTCGGGCACATTGCAGACGGCCAAGATTCAGAACGACAACACCGCGCAGATGCTCGAGCAAGCCGACGAGTTGGGCAAAACAATCGCGACCATGGAACGCATGTACGGGTACATGCAACAACTGGACTCAGTCACGCACGACATGGTCCGCCAGACACACGAGATTCAGGACACCACTAACGAATTGCGGGAGCAGATCGCCAATTTCGACGACTTCTTTCGCCCGCTGCGCAGCTACTTCTACTGGGAAAAGCACTGCTATGACATTCCGATCTGCTGGTCGTTGCGATCGATTTTCGACGCACTCGACGGCATCGACAAGCTAGCCGACCAATTCCAGACGCTGACGGGAAGCCTGGATCGACTCGACGTGCTGATGCCCAAGCTCTTGTCGACGCTGCCGCCCACCATCGACTCGATGAAGCGCATGCGCGATTTCATGCTCTCCACGCACAGCACGATGTCTGGTATTCAGGCCCATCAGCAAGAACTGGCCGAGGGATCAACGATGATGGGCAATTATTTCGACGAGGCAAAGAACGACGACTCGTTCTACCTGCCACCAGAGGTGTTCAAAAACCCCGACTTCATCCGCGGTCTGAAGATGTTCGTCTCGCCGGACGGCAAGGCGGTGCGCATCATCGTCACCCATCAGGGCGACCCGGCCTCGGTCGAGGGCATTAAGCACGTCACCGGTATCCGGGACACCGTCGCCGAGGCCGTCAAGGGCACCCCCCTCGAGAATGCGAAGGTGTCGCTCGCGGGAACCGCCTCGCTGTATGCCGACATGCAGAACGGCGTCACGGTCGACCTCATGATCGCGTGCATCGCGTCGATGATCTTGATTTTTGCCATCATGCTGCTCATCACGCGAAGCGTGGTCGCCGCCTTGGTGATCGTCGGCACCGTCGCCGCATCACTGGGCACCGCGTGCGGCTTGTCCGTGCTGCTGTGGCAGGACATCCTTGGACTCGGCGTGCAGTGGATCGTGATCCCGCTATCGATCGTCATCCTGCTGGCGGTCGGGTCGGACTACAACCTGCTGGTGGTGTCGCGGCTTCGCGAAGAGATCCACGCCGGGCTCAATACCGGCATCATCCGCGGGATGGGTGCCACCGGGCGCGTTGTCACCGCGGCGGGGCTCGTCTTCGCGTTTACCATGATGTCGATGATCGTGTCGGACTTGAGAGTGGTCGGCCAGCTGGGTACGACCATCGGCATAGGCTTGTTGGTGGACACTTTGATCGTGCGATCGTTCATGACGCCGTCCATCGCGGCCGCACTGGGGCGCTGGTTCTGGTGGCCGCTCAACGTCTACCAGATCGTCGACCGGATCGCCGGTCGAACAAGTGGCGGTCCGGTCGAGCCCGAGGCCACCACGGCACCCCTCCCGCAGGTCCAGACCTCCCGAAACCAGACCGTGTGA
- a CDS encoding TetR/AcrR family transcriptional regulator: MTGPESRLRQRTDGRLDRSRDPAILDAALAALAEHGYDATNMNDIAARAGVGKALIYRRWSSKVALITDALVYWRPDLLSDDAPDTGALASDLDAVVARAQRNDDDLVSNDLILRVALQAVHDRELACALDDLILFRGRRVMTTILQRAVERGEIHAGVDVALVADVITGMGLIRIVSGDAIDAAFIRRVIDTLVLPAVRAPLGQ, encoded by the coding sequence GTGACCGGGCCGGAATCCAGACTGCGGCAACGCACCGACGGGCGGTTGGACCGCTCACGCGACCCTGCGATCCTGGATGCCGCATTGGCCGCACTGGCCGAGCACGGTTACGACGCCACCAACATGAACGACATCGCCGCACGCGCGGGCGTCGGCAAGGCCCTCATCTACCGCCGGTGGTCGTCGAAGGTGGCGCTGATCACCGACGCGCTGGTGTACTGGCGGCCCGATCTGCTCAGCGACGACGCTCCCGATACCGGTGCGTTGGCGAGCGATCTCGATGCGGTGGTGGCCCGCGCACAGCGCAACGACGACGACCTCGTTTCCAACGACTTGATCTTGCGGGTGGCGCTACAGGCGGTCCACGACCGCGAATTAGCTTGCGCGCTCGACGATTTGATTCTGTTCCGCGGCCGCCGCGTGATGACCACGATCTTGCAGCGGGCTGTCGAACGCGGCGAGATCCATGCCGGTGTCGACGTTGCGCTCGTCGCCGACGTGATCACCGGCATGGGACTCATCCGCATCGTCAGCGGCGACGCCATCGACGCCGCCTTCATACGCCGGGTCATCGACACGCTGGTGTTGCCTGCGGTTCGTGCGCCGCTCGGGCAATGA
- a CDS encoding CHASE2 domain-containing protein has protein sequence MRLSKSWFTRRGILSAAVGVLAAVLALVFYGAGVLDFLERQSVDQRFSWRGPQSPGTDIVIVGIDQKTLQALGTRPPLPRADYAKVLDAIRAAGPRVIGVDTQFIGRSDPADDRALLDAVARDGPILLATHDGSDGPITVPADVAGAAGAVPASAAIEKDPDGVLRRMLYAPMSVPTLAVGAAELFLKRPMNAADFPANHALIDFRGPPGTFPRYSFVDVMAGAVPPGAFAGKAVLVGVTDPVGEDLFVTSASPVPMPGVEVHANALWTALAGVPLKSANTVVDLAVVVALSAITALVGARRSGLFTLGSSVGLLFAFVAGVQVAFDAGWVVTVAYPLLGLAVATAGMIGVDAYVERRQRAALERDLGELLPPLKPPAFFISYRRSQNTTQAQALRQELTRRYGAASVFMDTSSIDYGESFPDRIVSAIRGCSVMLVLIGPHWLERVNGNRRIDQPDDWVRRELEAGLQRREAVIVPMLLDGACVPDGAELPETVKRLAQLHAFAASGGDFRADVDKLMRSVDRGRRRAAHADGAVPAATPGPAASAD, from the coding sequence GTGAGGCTGTCGAAGTCCTGGTTCACCCGTCGGGGCATCCTGTCCGCGGCCGTCGGCGTTCTCGCGGCGGTCCTGGCGCTGGTTTTCTATGGGGCCGGTGTCCTGGACTTTCTCGAGCGACAAAGCGTCGACCAGAGATTTTCGTGGCGCGGCCCCCAGTCGCCCGGCACCGACATCGTGATCGTGGGGATCGACCAGAAGACTCTGCAGGCGCTGGGCACCCGGCCGCCGCTGCCTCGCGCCGACTACGCCAAGGTGCTCGACGCGATCCGCGCCGCCGGGCCGCGGGTGATCGGCGTCGACACGCAATTCATCGGACGTTCCGACCCGGCCGACGACCGGGCCCTGCTGGATGCGGTCGCCCGCGACGGACCGATTTTGCTTGCGACCCATGATGGTTCCGACGGACCGATCACCGTGCCGGCGGATGTCGCCGGCGCCGCCGGGGCGGTGCCGGCCAGCGCGGCCATCGAGAAGGACCCCGACGGCGTGCTGCGCAGGATGCTGTATGCCCCGATGAGCGTCCCGACGCTGGCGGTGGGCGCCGCGGAGCTGTTTCTGAAGCGGCCCATGAATGCCGCCGACTTTCCGGCCAATCACGCACTGATCGACTTCCGCGGTCCTCCGGGCACGTTCCCGCGCTATTCGTTCGTCGACGTGATGGCCGGCGCCGTGCCGCCCGGCGCGTTCGCCGGCAAGGCCGTCCTCGTCGGGGTCACCGATCCCGTCGGTGAGGATCTGTTCGTGACGTCGGCGTCGCCGGTGCCCATGCCGGGGGTCGAGGTGCACGCCAACGCCCTGTGGACCGCGCTGGCCGGCGTGCCGCTGAAGTCGGCGAACACAGTTGTCGACCTCGCCGTCGTGGTTGCCCTCAGCGCGATCACGGCGTTGGTCGGCGCGCGCCGGTCGGGCCTGTTCACGCTGGGCTCATCCGTCGGCTTGTTGTTCGCGTTCGTGGCCGGTGTGCAGGTCGCGTTCGACGCCGGCTGGGTGGTCACCGTCGCCTACCCGCTGCTCGGTCTTGCCGTCGCGACGGCGGGGATGATCGGCGTCGACGCGTACGTCGAACGAAGGCAGCGCGCGGCGCTCGAACGCGACCTGGGGGAGTTGTTGCCGCCGCTGAAACCGCCGGCGTTCTTCATCAGCTACCGGCGCAGCCAGAACACGACGCAAGCCCAGGCCCTGCGGCAAGAACTCACCCGGCGTTACGGAGCCGCCAGCGTCTTCATGGACACGTCGTCGATCGACTACGGCGAATCGTTTCCCGACCGGATCGTCAGCGCGATCCGGGGATGCAGTGTGATGCTGGTGCTGATCGGACCGCACTGGCTGGAGCGGGTGAACGGAAACCGGCGCATAGACCAGCCGGACGACTGGGTGCGTCGCGAGCTCGAGGCCGGCCTGCAGCGTCGAGAGGCGGTCATCGTGCCCATGCTGCTGGACGGCGCGTGCGTCCCCGATGGCGCCGAGCTGCCCGAAACCGTCAAGAGGTTGGCGCAGTTGCACGCGTTCGCCGCCAGTGGTGGCGACTTTCGCGCTGACGTCGACAAGCTGATGCGCTCGGTCGACCGCGGCCGGCGCCGAGCGGCGCACGCAGACGGCGCGGTGCCGGCGGCCACGCCCGGCCCTGCTGCCTCGGCTGATTAG
- a CDS encoding cation transporter, whose product MSSAGSASDPIDVRETHCGDSACCNPATPVEPDHGWHEAARRARLLSWISLGYMAAEGLVGVIAAFAAGSVALLGFGLDSAIEGLASVIVIWRFTGTRTVSPTVEERAQKAVAVTFFLLAPFIAHDAVITLINRDRPRSSWLGIGLAITSLIVMPLLGAAKKRLGSRLGSAATSGEGAQNLLCAYLALAVLAGLSVNMMWGWWWLDPVVALGIVALAVWEGTKSWRGDGCC is encoded by the coding sequence GTGAGTTCGGCCGGCTCCGCGTCCGACCCGATAGACGTCCGCGAGACCCATTGCGGTGACTCGGCCTGTTGCAACCCGGCGACACCCGTCGAGCCTGACCACGGCTGGCACGAGGCGGCACGGCGGGCCCGCTTGTTGTCATGGATTTCGCTGGGTTACATGGCCGCCGAAGGGCTGGTCGGCGTCATTGCGGCCTTCGCGGCGGGCTCGGTGGCTCTGTTGGGATTCGGGCTGGATTCGGCAATCGAAGGCTTGGCCAGTGTGATCGTCATCTGGCGGTTCACCGGCACCCGGACCGTGTCACCGACTGTTGAGGAGCGCGCCCAAAAAGCCGTGGCCGTCACATTTTTCCTGCTCGCCCCTTTCATCGCCCACGACGCGGTCATCACGCTGATCAACCGAGACCGGCCGCGCAGCAGCTGGCTGGGCATCGGTCTGGCGATTACGAGCCTGATCGTGATGCCGCTCCTGGGCGCGGCGAAGAAACGCTTGGGCAGCCGGCTGGGCTCGGCGGCCACCAGCGGTGAGGGCGCCCAGAATCTGTTGTGCGCCTACCTCGCTCTGGCCGTGCTGGCGGGATTGTCAGTCAACATGATGTGGGGATGGTGGTGGCTGGACCCCGTCGTCGCCTTGGGCATCGTCGCCTTAGCGGTCTGGGAGGGCACTAAGTCCTGGCGTGGCGATGGATGCTGCTGA
- a CDS encoding ArsR/SmtB family transcription factor, translating to MAMNVTDAECERLELAPAAALFRSLGDQSRLAILRRLAEGPARVTDLVAALGLAQSTVSKHLACLRGCGLVDCETVGRASVFRVTQPSLIEVLTAAEKVLAATGSAVALCPNYGVTNCARELS from the coding sequence ATGGCGATGAATGTTACGGATGCGGAGTGCGAGCGGTTGGAGTTGGCGCCGGCGGCGGCATTGTTCCGTTCGCTGGGGGATCAGTCCCGGCTGGCGATTTTGCGGCGGTTAGCTGAGGGGCCGGCTCGGGTGACCGATCTGGTGGCGGCGTTGGGGTTGGCGCAGTCCACGGTGTCCAAACACCTTGCCTGTCTTCGGGGTTGCGGACTCGTCGACTGCGAGACGGTCGGCCGCGCGTCGGTATTCCGCGTAACCCAGCCGTCGTTGATCGAAGTTTTGACAGCGGCGGAGAAAGTGTTGGCCGCGACGGGCAGTGCTGTGGCGCTGTGTCCTAACTATGGCGTCACCAACTGCGCTCGGGAGCTGTCGTGA